One window of the Bos mutus isolate GX-2022 chromosome X, NWIPB_WYAK_1.1, whole genome shotgun sequence genome contains the following:
- the CT83 gene encoding kita-kyushu lung cancer antigen 1, whose translation MSFLFLLVSSILFAFMFVFWKTWFQRNTGEMSSNSTSLALVRSSSSTQSTKSNTDKSLLVNSLSRDILINFPHSIAMQRRILVNLRIVDYKLAELEQFLVTKGLNGALVNRKSTDKPTEV comes from the exons ATGAGCTTCCTGTTCCTACTAGTGAGCAGCATTCTGTTTGCCTTCATGTTTGTCTTCTGGAAAACCTGGTTTCAG AGAAACACTGGTGAAATGTCATCAAATTCAACTTCTCTTGCACTAGTAAGATCATCCTCTTCTACTCAGTCAACTAAGAGCAATACTGATAAGAGTCTTTTGGTCAACAGTCTCTCTCGGGATATCTTAATTAATTTCCCACACTCAATAGCCATGCAGAGGCGAATATTGGTAAACCTCAGGATCGTGGACTACAAGCTGGCTGAACTGGAACAATTCCTAGTTACTAAGGGTTTAAATGGTGCATTAGTTAACCGGAAATCCACTGACAAGCCTACAGAAGTGTAA